One Deltaproteobacteria bacterium DNA window includes the following coding sequences:
- a CDS encoding protein kinase, with protein sequence MKLGDFGIAKARAHAMRTSDGTIKGKLAYLSPEQARGDEVDVRTDVYGLGLVLFEAATGSQYLEADADIQLLQMALHPPQKSIVNLHPQFPQNLAIAI encoded by the coding sequence GTGAAGCTCGGCGACTTTGGTATTGCTAAAGCGCGCGCTCATGCTATGCGCACTAGTGACGGTACTATCAAAGGCAAGCTCGCCTATCTTAGCCCTGAGCAAGCCCGTGGCGATGAGGTGGATGTACGTACTGATGTCTATGGATTGGGTCTTGTACTTTTCGAGGCAGCCACTGGCTCGCAATACTTAGAAGCGGATGCTGATATCCAGTTACTACAAATGGCGCTACATCCTCCACAAAAGAGCATAGTTAACCTTCACCCTCAATTTCCACAAAACCTTGCTATTGCTATCTAA